CCATGGACTCGCCCGCAAGAATCTGGCACTCTAAACAGCTTGAAAGATCTTTTCAACCCGCCTCCCACTGGAGAGGCGGAAAACTGTTTTCCGGTCAGGCCGGAATCCCGCCCTCTGGTCCGTGGACCGGGCGGCCAACCAGCGCGTCGGCCTTTTGCGGCGCCTTGCCACGATGCCATGTACATCATTCGCGGACTGGGCAATCTTCCTCCCCGCTTCCGGGGATCGGCCATCACCATCGGCAATTTTGACGGCGTCCACCTGGGGCATCAAGCGGTCTTCCATGCTTTGTGCCTGCGCGCCAGGGCGTTGGCCGCCCATGCCATGGCCATCACCTTCGAACCCCATCCCGTGCGCCTGCTCCACCCGGAACGGGCGCCGCCGCGTATCACCGGGGTGCGGGGCAAGGCCCGCTGGATGGAGGCCTATGGGGTGGATGCCATGTTGATCCTG
The nucleotide sequence above comes from Magnetococcales bacterium. Encoded proteins:
- a CDS encoding bifunctional riboflavin kinase/FAD synthetase; its protein translation is MYIIRGLGNLPPRFRGSAITIGNFDGVHLGHQAVFHALCLRARALAAHAMAITFEPHPVRLLHPERAPPRITGVRGKARWMEAYGVDAMLILRFTRELASLPAETFVSRVLVEQLAVRDVLVGYDFRFGAGGRGDFAGLCELGRHHGFQVARQEALQLADGV